The window CCGGAGCGTTGGGACCATATTGTGGCGGCGCTTGATGCGGCCGGGTTCACTCACCGCTCTGGCCCTGATGTTTTAGATTTTGCTGCGGTGCACGGGGTACACGAGGCGGATTACGTACAGTTTTTACAAAACTTTTGGGCGAACTGGTTAGCGGCTGGGCATACCGGCGAGGCCATCCCTACCATGTTTCCGGTAAGAGGGCTGCGTAACGACAAGGTCCCGGCGGACATTGATGGTCAATTAGGTTTTTATGCTTTGGCGGCCGAAACCTCAATCACTCCCGGCACGTGGTCGGCGGTAGAAGCAGCAGCCTCGTTGGCCCAGACGGCACAACGGCGAGTTTCTGCTGGTGCTAATAATGCTTTTGCTTTGTGCCGGCCACCGGGCCACCATGCTTCAGCAAACCAATTTGGGGGGTACTGTTTTTTAAATAACGCCGCCATCGCCGCCCAAGGGTTTTTAAACGACGGGGCGCAACGGGTGGCGGTGCTCGATGTGGACTTCCACCACGGCAACGGAACCCAAAGCATTTTCTATAATCGGCCTGAAGTGTTGTTTGTTTCACTACATGGCGACCCGGCCGAGGCATTTCCTTACTTTTTGGGTTACGCCGATGAAACCGGTCAAGGCCCAGGAGAAGGCGCCAACTTAAATTTGCCTTTACCGAGCGGCACCGAGTTTGCCCAATGGGCGGCGGCTCTGGAGGTTGGGTGTCAAGCCATTGTCGACTACCGACCGGATGCGTTGGTGGTTTCGTTGGGGGTGGACACCTTTAAAGATGACCCGATTAGTTTTTTTAAACTAGACACCCCGGACTATCTGCGCATCGGCCAACGCATTGCTGCTTCAGGTCTGCCCACCTTGTATGTCATGGAGGGCGGTTACGCCGTAGAAGAAATAGGCACCAACACGGTCAATGTTCTCCTCGGTCACCTCAACTTCTAAAAAGTTCGTGAGGTGGGGACAGTCCCCCCTCACGGGTTACGAAAAGGGTGACCAGCAAAAATACTGACCACCCTTTGTGGAGCTGATGGGAATCGAACCCACGACCCCCTGCTTGCAAAGCAGGTGCTCTAGCCAACTGAGCTACAGCCCCGACCTCTACAGGCTAGAGGTTCGTGACACGAGTCACCGGTGAATCGGGTCACCTTTCCACAAACATTATTTTTGGTGTAGTTAGCGTTATTTAACATGAACACCACAATTAGTACCTCGTCACCAACTCTCACTGCCTCGGCCGGGCGTTTGCTTTTTGAACGCTTCATGGGTCGTTATGAACACGGTCAAATTGAGCCCTTGCTTGAACTCTTCTCCCCAGAAGCCGAGATAGTGACCTTCGAAGGCACCTCTCGCGGTCACCGAGCTATTGGCGAATGGTTTACCCAGTGCCTTGCCACCGAAGGCCCCAGCGTGTTGGTGTCAACCGACCATTTTGCCGAAGATGGTGATGTTGTACGGTATGAAGCCACCATGGTGAGTCTCGACGGTGTGGTGCGTCAGGTCTACGGCGTGTTAACGGTAGGCGACGGCCGTATTTTGGCTTACCTGCCGGGCGTTATCGCTAATCAAAATGGGCGATCTTTTTAACCCTTAGAGAGGGCGCCCAAAGGGTAAAGACTCTTGCCAGGTTTGTAAAAACTTTTCGGCCTGCAAACAAGCACCCATTACCGGGCCCGCCGGGTGATCAACAAGGTCCGTTAAAAGGGTGCGGGTAGTGGCTGCCACTTCAGCACCTAAAAGTGCGCCGGCGGCCGAAATAAAATCTGGCGCTACCACCACTCCTCGACTAGTGCAGCGCGCTAACCCTCGAGTGGTTAAGGCCAAACGGGTAACCGGTACCACGGCCTTTACTTTTAACTGATCTCCCATGTCATGGTCCAGCACCCGCATTTTGGATCCGACAAACAAAATGTCTGCTGCTGTCTCAAAGGGTTTCTCGCTAGCCACTAAAGAAATACCGGTACCGGCTAGGGCCGCCACTAAATCAGTGGGGGCAGGCAAGTCGGTAACTGCCGTAGTGGCGTCTGGGCAAACCACTTGTGCGGCGGCTACCACGCTTTGCCAAACTGCGCCATGGTCAGTAGAAGCAACGGCATCACCGCTGACCCCTTTGCCGGCGGTCAAAGAATAACCAGCGTCCCAG of the Acidimicrobiia bacterium genome contains:
- a CDS encoding histone deacetylase family protein; translated protein: MEVIYSTDHETHFPQGEVYEGQLIRPFECPERWDHIVAALDAAGFTHRSGPDVLDFAAVHGVHEADYVQFLQNFWANWLAAGHTGEAIPTMFPVRGLRNDKVPADIDGQLGFYALAAETSITPGTWSAVEAAASLAQTAQRRVSAGANNAFALCRPPGHHASANQFGGYCFLNNAAIAAQGFLNDGAQRVAVLDVDFHHGNGTQSIFYNRPEVLFVSLHGDPAEAFPYFLGYADETGQGPGEGANLNLPLPSGTEFAQWAAALEVGCQAIVDYRPDALVVSLGVDTFKDDPISFFKLDTPDYLRIGQRIAASGLPTLYVMEGGYAVEEIGTNTVNVLLGHLNF
- a CDS encoding nuclear transport factor 2 family protein; its protein translation is MNTTISTSSPTLTASAGRLLFERFMGRYEHGQIEPLLELFSPEAEIVTFEGTSRGHRAIGEWFTQCLATEGPSVLVSTDHFAEDGDVVRYEATMVSLDGVVRQVYGVLTVGDGRILAYLPGVIANQNGRSF